The following proteins come from a genomic window of Halodesulfovibrio sp.:
- a CDS encoding site-specific integrase, with protein MHHWDSLVSRLTSQKLSERSVEYISGTLRRVLRHAHDRGITDSPPPSGKKVGATAPTNNRRMRIITPEEKVLILNELKISDLQAWRITLFAFLTGCRASEAFSLEWRNVTANGINFENTKNSESRTIPMSTPLRELIASIATGAPTEKVFTNAHMRTYKEAPSPFRTAVSRLGLNEDRARLDCISFHSIRHTVATELAKQIDIRSLMDIMGWKVPAMALRYMHGDDSSKLRALENIQSL; from the coding sequence ATGCATCACTGGGATTCTCTTGTTAGCCGCCTGACTTCTCAGAAACTTTCTGAACGCTCTGTTGAGTATATCTCCGGAACACTGCGAAGAGTGCTTCGTCATGCCCATGATCGTGGAATTACAGATTCTCCACCGCCCTCTGGAAAAAAAGTGGGAGCGACCGCTCCCACCAATAACCGCAGAATGCGAATTATTACTCCAGAAGAAAAGGTATTAATTCTTAACGAGCTAAAAATCTCTGACCTTCAAGCATGGCGCATTACTCTATTCGCGTTTCTAACTGGTTGCAGAGCGAGCGAAGCCTTTTCTCTTGAATGGCGTAATGTAACCGCCAACGGAATAAATTTTGAGAACACTAAGAACTCAGAATCCAGAACTATTCCGATGAGCACCCCACTACGTGAGCTTATTGCATCAATTGCTACAGGCGCGCCAACTGAAAAAGTTTTTACCAATGCCCACATGCGAACCTACAAAGAAGCACCGTCGCCATTCAGAACAGCTGTAAGCAGACTTGGATTAAATGAAGACAGAGCACGTCTAGACTGTATCTCTTTTCACAGCATCAGGCACACTGTTGCCACAGAACTAGCAAAACAAATCGATATTCGCTCACTCATGGATATCATGGGGTGGAAGGTTCCTGCGATGGCTTTGCGGTATATGCATGGAGATGATAGTTCTAAACTACGTGCTTTAGAAAATATACAATCATTATAG
- a CDS encoding anti-phage dCTP deaminase produces the protein MFAKQLSLVEKNTIQKNKKNLGYKGIEQRKSRELVFAFVEPIGGGAKDAARKLEELLKSAEFDYEVNPISMSSIIEEEATRLGFEEGEIKTDLIGHNASKAASKIYKLQRWGNTLRERFGFDHLAKIAISKIVEFKVDNDSYETAEGAVTVQKPDKIAHIIRSVKHKDELKLLESIYGKILFLIGTSGSHSQQLENFRSCSNGQRQQDQRKKEYDFLSKIDQKEGIKNGQQVREIFHKADLFLNSQHNNLSRDLSRFLNLLFGRQIISPTVEETMMAKAFSARLRSTCLSRQVGAAICDSNNELVSIGWNDVPAYKGGLTTDHTRNYEKVMCKELGECRSKVEISSLLSNIYNNLKKQGMLKKTCKEQDIFELLEDAGLKNLIEFSRAIHAEMEAILSAARTSKKGLRDGTIYVTTYPCDNCAKHILAVGLAQVVYIEPYPKSRAKDFFDELIEDAEESTSDYKLTFKQFVGLAPKAYALFFEKWYDRKKDDGTCVNRADATLPLTDVYLDSYTLYEHRITEELEELKSNAKTKTEDTSN, from the coding sequence ATGTTCGCAAAACAACTATCGCTTGTTGAAAAAAATACAATACAAAAAAATAAGAAAAACCTTGGCTACAAAGGGATTGAACAACGAAAAAGTCGTGAATTAGTTTTTGCCTTTGTCGAACCCATAGGCGGCGGCGCTAAAGATGCAGCCAGAAAACTAGAAGAGTTATTGAAATCTGCTGAATTCGATTACGAAGTAAACCCCATCTCTATGAGTTCAATAATTGAAGAAGAAGCTACAAGGCTCGGCTTCGAAGAGGGTGAAATAAAAACAGACCTCATTGGACACAATGCTTCAAAAGCCGCAAGCAAAATATATAAACTACAACGATGGGGGAATACCCTTAGAGAACGCTTTGGTTTCGACCATCTTGCCAAAATAGCAATCTCTAAGATCGTGGAATTTAAAGTAGATAATGACAGCTACGAAACAGCTGAAGGAGCTGTTACTGTTCAAAAACCGGACAAAATCGCTCACATTATCAGGTCAGTAAAACATAAAGATGAGTTAAAGCTGTTAGAGTCCATCTATGGAAAAATACTCTTTCTTATTGGAACAAGTGGCAGCCATTCTCAACAACTTGAAAACTTTAGGTCATGCAGCAACGGTCAACGCCAACAAGATCAGCGTAAAAAAGAATATGACTTTCTAAGCAAAATTGACCAAAAAGAAGGAATCAAAAATGGCCAACAAGTTCGAGAAATCTTCCACAAAGCAGATCTATTTTTAAACAGCCAGCACAATAATCTCTCTCGTGACTTATCTCGCTTTTTAAATCTTCTTTTTGGACGACAAATTATTAGTCCAACAGTCGAAGAAACCATGATGGCTAAAGCTTTTTCAGCTCGCCTTCGCTCTACATGTTTATCTAGACAAGTAGGTGCTGCAATTTGTGATAGTAATAATGAACTAGTTTCTATTGGATGGAATGATGTACCTGCATACAAAGGAGGATTAACGACAGATCATACAAGAAATTATGAAAAAGTTATGTGCAAAGAACTTGGCGAATGCAGAAGTAAAGTCGAAATTTCATCTTTACTTTCAAATATTTATAATAACTTAAAAAAACAAGGGATGCTAAAAAAAACATGTAAAGAACAAGATATTTTTGAACTCCTTGAAGATGCTGGTTTAAAAAACCTTATTGAATTTTCTCGAGCTATCCATGCGGAAATGGAGGCGATTTTAAGCGCAGCCAGAACGTCCAAAAAAGGTTTGAGAGATGGTACGATTTACGTTACCACTTACCCATGTGACAATTGTGCAAAGCACATTCTTGCTGTTGGGCTTGCACAAGTTGTTTACATAGAACCTTACCCCAAAAGCCGCGCAAAAGACTTTTTCGACGAATTAATTGAAGACGCCGAAGAATCTACAAGTGACTATAAACTTACATTCAAGCAGTTCGTAGGTCTTGCTCCTAAAGCTTACGCGTTATTCTTTGAGAAATGGTATGATCGAAAAAAGGATGATGGGACGTGTGTCAACAGAGCTGATGCAACACTCCCCTTAACTGATGTATACCTCGACAGCTATACATTATACGAACACCGTATTACCGAAGAATTAGAAGAGTTAAAAAGTAATGCAAAAACAAAAACAGAAGATACTTCCAATTAA
- a CDS encoding relaxase/mobilization nuclease domain-containing protein, protein MGFSNSQYVVVRHNDTEHDHIHIIANRVSMDGAVVSESNEAGS, encoded by the coding sequence ATGGGGTTTTCAAATAGCCAGTACGTTGTCGTTCGGCACAATGACACTGAGCATGATCATATTCACATAATAGCTAACCGTGTGTCGATGGATGGCGCTGTTGTCTCAGAAAGCAATGAAGCGGGCTCCTAA